One window of Bactrocera tryoni isolate S06 chromosome 2, CSIRO_BtryS06_freeze2, whole genome shotgun sequence genomic DNA carries:
- the LOC120768667 gene encoding uncharacterized protein LOC120768667: protein MLLCRSKHFRFFILNSLVLSLSFVLLIESKKEHAWHCMVEKCCSIDFSKMMRSVDYVLYACGIKKGKKLHYKLYLDSGGKMDLIAYEPVKQLDETEYCVAVCNVAEICFKSTTFTVTPNNNGTAEWCFEGSIVVENETVFYEENVCIKFYNSTVEFPPYIEEYMKAHKLW, encoded by the exons ATGTTATTATGCCGCTCTAAACACTTCcgcttttttatattaaactcGCTGGTTCTTAGTCTAAGCTTCGTATTACTAATCGAGTCCAAGAAAGAACACGCATGGCACTGCATGGTGGAGAAATGCTGCTCCatcgattttagtaaaatgatGAGATCCGTGGATTATGTGC TTTACGCCTGTGGCATAAAGAAGGGCAAGAAGTTGCATTACAAGCTTTATCTTGACAGCGGCGGCAAAATGGATCTCATTGCCTATGAGCCCGTAAAGCAGCTTGATGAGACGGAATATTGTGTTGCTGTTTGTAATGTTgctgaaatttgttttaaaagcacAACATTCACCGTAACTCCTAATAATAACGGTACGGCTGAATGGTGTTTTGAAGGCAGTATTGTTGTGGAGAATGAAACTGTATTTTATGAAGAAAatgtttgcataaaattttataattcaacaGTGGAATTTCCGCCATATATAGAGGAGTATATGAAGGCGCATAAGCTTTGGTAG